In a genomic window of Streptomyces koelreuteriae:
- a CDS encoding MFS transporter, producing MSEAATAIPEAEQRAVSKFLRRMLPILVLMLLVNQMDRTNVGFVQNELRADVGVSATAYGLGAGLFFIGYALFEVPSNMLLERLGARVWLTRIMITWGAVIVAMCFIHNVWMFYSLRFLLGVAEAGFFPGVLLYFTQWLPDSSRGRASAIFLGGSATAYIVTGPITGALLELHGAGGIAGWRWMFALEGAFSILVGFIAGFFLVSRIQDAKWLTQEEKDALSEAVARDKESRDRAPSVSRWKLIFHPQVAVLTSVFFAMALTGYAITFWLPSLVEEIGGLSPFQIGLLSAIPWVCAVIAMYTMSHFTDRAPDRRPYLAIALVLSAIGTFLATLGSPWFGLIALTLAAVGGKCAATLFWPMAQSGLDLKIAAPGLALVNSIGNLGGFVSPTLFGYLKDTTGSTNGGLYTLSAASILAVLGVAFVRHTNRGPQVGSGGRTGVKGEAAVS from the coding sequence ATGTCAGAAGCCGCGACCGCCATACCCGAGGCCGAGCAGCGAGCGGTGAGCAAGTTCCTGCGCCGCATGCTGCCGATCCTGGTCCTGATGCTGCTGGTCAACCAGATGGACCGGACGAACGTGGGCTTCGTCCAGAACGAACTGCGGGCCGACGTCGGAGTCAGCGCCACCGCCTACGGCCTCGGAGCGGGCCTGTTCTTCATCGGGTACGCCTTGTTCGAGGTGCCGAGCAACATGCTCCTGGAGCGGCTCGGGGCCCGGGTCTGGCTGACCCGGATCATGATCACCTGGGGCGCGGTGATCGTGGCGATGTGCTTCATCCACAACGTGTGGATGTTCTACTCGCTGCGCTTCCTGCTCGGTGTCGCGGAGGCCGGATTCTTCCCCGGTGTGCTCCTGTACTTCACCCAGTGGCTGCCGGACTCCAGCCGGGGCCGGGCCAGTGCGATCTTCCTGGGCGGCTCGGCGACGGCGTACATCGTGACGGGCCCGATCACCGGCGCGCTGCTGGAGCTGCACGGCGCGGGCGGCATCGCCGGCTGGCGCTGGATGTTCGCCCTGGAGGGCGCCTTCTCCATCCTGGTCGGCTTCATCGCCGGGTTCTTCCTCGTCTCCCGGATCCAGGACGCCAAGTGGCTCACGCAGGAGGAGAAGGACGCGCTGAGCGAGGCGGTGGCCCGGGACAAGGAGTCGCGCGACCGGGCACCCTCGGTGTCCCGCTGGAAGCTGATCTTCCACCCACAGGTCGCTGTCCTGACCTCGGTCTTCTTCGCGATGGCCCTCACCGGGTACGCGATCACCTTCTGGCTGCCGAGCCTGGTGGAGGAGATCGGCGGACTGTCGCCCTTCCAGATCGGCCTGCTGTCGGCGATCCCCTGGGTCTGTGCCGTCATCGCGATGTACACGATGAGCCACTTCACCGACCGCGCCCCGGACCGCCGCCCCTACCTGGCGATCGCCCTGGTCCTCTCCGCCATCGGCACCTTCCTCGCCACCCTCGGCTCCCCCTGGTTCGGCCTCATCGCCCTCACGCTGGCCGCGGTCGGCGGCAAGTGCGCGGCCACCCTGTTCTGGCCGATGGCCCAGTCGGGCCTCGACCTCAAGATCGCCGCACCGGGCCTGGCCCTGGTCAACTCCATCGGCAACCTGGGCGGCTTCGTGTCCCCGACGTTGTTCGGCTACCTGAAGGACACGACGGGCAGCACGAACGGCGGCCTCTACACCCTCTCCGCGGCGTCGATCCTGGCGGTGCTGGGCGTGGCGTTCGTACGGCACACGAACCGGGGGCCGCAGGTGGGCTCCGGGGGTCGTACAGGGGTCAAGGGCGAGGCGGCTGTGAGCTGA
- a CDS encoding VWA domain-containing protein translates to MGILTLLRNAFGRSRKSRTAEAEGAARPTTTPEEPTATPSPDTPQVPTQEPPTASGERATPTPTVPEPRTSSPDEHDLVSAAFDNVPSVPRPARPADADAEADAGVEEPTVAEKAGVVEEPAVVEKPAVVEEPTIAEKAGVVEESAVAEKPAAVEEPAAVEEPAAVEKPTVAEEPTVAEKAEVVEEPTVAEKPAAVEEPAVAEEPAVAEKAAIVEEPTVAEKAAIVEEPEGTEKPVVAEEPEDAGEPVAAEAAEKDAVVEEPTVAEKPVAAEVAEGTAATEEPAVAEEPAAADEAEAATPPAAEPEAAPEEAKPEKPESQDTASTEAAPQTEPETVADTQPPAEPEAVSDPKAEAKPEPATAQPKPDAEPKAEAPAQPKPEPEPEAEPEPEAEPQAEAEAPAQPKAQPEAEAKADAPAPADGDSAPQGPPAPDNESSTGGAGGNNSAEGEAEAEGDDTTPALPLTRVKSAAPGLTTAYKAATTTLKTHNLTGTRAKVYLVLDRSASMRPYYKDGSAQALAEQTLALATHLDPEATVQVVFFSTELDGTGEITLTDHENKIDTLHAGLGRMGRTSYHAAVEAVLAHHSKEATTTTPALVIFQTDGAPDAKTPATKALTDAAKSHPTVFFSFVAFGDPENKAFDYLRKLKAPNTSHFLAGETPRELTDKELYEGVLANWRP, encoded by the coding sequence ATGGGCATTCTCACTCTCTTGCGGAACGCGTTCGGACGGTCACGCAAGTCACGGACCGCCGAGGCGGAGGGTGCGGCGCGGCCGACGACGACCCCGGAGGAACCGACGGCAACGCCGTCCCCCGACACCCCGCAGGTCCCCACCCAAGAGCCCCCCACCGCCTCCGGCGAACGCGCCACCCCCACCCCAACCGTCCCCGAACCCCGCACGTCGTCCCCCGACGAACACGACCTGGTCTCGGCGGCCTTCGACAATGTGCCGTCAGTCCCTAGGCCTGCGCGACCGGCGGACGCGGACGCGGAGGCGGACGCGGGGGTTGAGGAGCCGACGGTTGCGGAGAAGGCGGGGGTTGTCGAGGAACCGGCAGTCGTTGAGAAGCCGGCGGTTGTCGAGGAGCCGACGATCGCAGAGAAGGCTGGGGTCGTCGAGGAGTCGGCGGTTGCGGAGAAGCCCGCTGCTGTCGAGGAGCCCGCTGCTGTCGAGGAGCCTGCGGCCGTCGAGAAGCCGACGGTCGCCGAGGAGCCGACGGTCGCCGAGAAGGCTGAGGTCGTAGAGGAACCGACGGTCGCGGAGAAGCCTGCCGCTGTCGAGGAGCCTGCGGTCGCCGAGGAACCGGCGGTCGCTGAGAAGGCCGCGATCGTCGAGGAACCGACGGTGGCGGAGAAGGCCGCGATCGTCGAGGAGCCCGAGGGCACCGAGAAGCCGGTGGTCGCGGAGGAGCCCGAGGACGCCGGGGAGCCGGTGGCTGCGGAGGCTGCGGAGAAGGACGCGGTCGTGGAAGAGCCGACCGTCGCCGAGAAGCCGGTGGCCGCGGAGGTCGCAGAGGGCACGGCGGCCACCGAGGAGCCCGCGGTCGCGGAAGAACCGGCTGCTGCCGACGAGGCGGAAGCCGCAACACCGCCCGCTGCCGAGCCCGAGGCGGCTCCGGAGGAAGCAAAGCCGGAGAAGCCCGAGTCCCAGGACACGGCCTCGACCGAGGCGGCGCCCCAGACCGAGCCCGAAACCGTCGCGGACACCCAGCCCCCTGCCGAGCCCGAGGCGGTCTCCGACCCGAAGGCGGAGGCCAAGCCCGAGCCCGCCACAGCCCAGCCGAAGCCGGATGCGGAGCCGAAGGCGGAAGCGCCCGCGCAGCCGAAGCCGGAGCCCGAGCCGGAAGCGGAGCCGGAGCCGGAAGCGGAGCCCCAGGCGGAAGCGGAAGCCCCCGCACAGCCGAAGGCGCAGCCGGAGGCTGAGGCCAAGGCCGACGCACCCGCACCCGCCGACGGCGACTCCGCCCCACAGGGGCCACCCGCACCCGACAACGAAAGCAGCACGGGTGGTGCGGGTGGGAACAACTCGGCCGAAGGCGAAGCCGAGGCCGAGGGCGACGACACAACCCCCGCCCTCCCCCTCACCCGCGTAAAGTCCGCCGCCCCCGGCCTCACCACCGCCTACAAGGCCGCCACCACCACCCTCAAGACCCACAACCTCACCGGCACCCGAGCCAAGGTCTACCTCGTCCTCGACCGCTCCGCCTCCATGCGCCCGTACTACAAGGACGGCTCCGCCCAGGCCCTCGCCGAACAAACCCTCGCCCTCGCCACCCACCTCGACCCCGAGGCCACGGTCCAGGTCGTCTTCTTCTCCACCGAACTCGACGGCACCGGCGAGATCACCCTCACCGACCACGAGAACAAGATCGACACCCTGCACGCGGGCCTCGGCCGCATGGGCCGCACCAGCTACCACGCGGCGGTGGAAGCAGTCCTCGCCCACCACAGCAAGGAAGCGACCACCACCACCCCCGCCCTGGTGATCTTCCAGACGGACGGCGCCCCCGACGCCAAGACCCCCGCCACGAAGGCCCTCACCGACGCCGCGAAGTCCCACCCCACCGTCTTCTTCTCCTTCGTCGCCTTCGGCGACCCGGAGAACAAGGCCTTCGACTACCTCCGCAAGCTCAAGGCTCCCAACACGTCCCACTTCCTCGCCGGCGAAACCCCCCGCGAGCTCACGGACAAGGAGCTCTACGAGGGCGTACTGGCGAACTGGCGCCCGTAG
- a CDS encoding PH domain-containing protein: MALFGNAHTVDPASAQQDYARLLGHGEQVHAAYLLIRDTILFTDRRLILIDKQGITGKKVEYHSVPYRSITHFAVETAGTFDLDAELKIWLSGSQLPIQKTFTKGVDIYEVQAILTQFVAR, from the coding sequence ATGGCACTCTTCGGCAACGCGCACACCGTAGACCCGGCCTCGGCCCAGCAGGACTACGCCCGCCTCCTCGGCCACGGCGAACAGGTCCACGCCGCGTACCTCCTCATCCGCGACACCATCCTCTTCACCGACCGCCGCCTGATCCTCATCGACAAGCAGGGCATCACCGGCAAGAAGGTCGAATACCACTCGGTCCCCTACCGCAGCATCACCCACTTCGCGGTGGAAACCGCCGGCACCTTCGACCTCGACGCCGAACTCAAGATCTGGCTCTCCGGCTCCCAGCTCCCCATCCAGAAAACCTTCACCAAGGGCGTCGACATCTACGAGGTCCAGGCCATCCTGACCCAGTTCGTGGCCCGCTAG
- a CDS encoding PIN domain nuclease: MTYLADTSAVWRLLRRQIGDPWPDRVARGLVAICPPVEAELMPGLRTDRDYEPFFTMLGQTFAWVPALDDPWPKIIAVQRDLVSIGHHRGPSPIDILIALTAEHHRLTVLHMDDDFAAIAKVRPDLSMVRAQPQTD; the protein is encoded by the coding sequence GTGACCTACCTCGCTGACACCTCCGCCGTCTGGCGGCTGCTGCGCCGCCAGATCGGCGACCCTTGGCCCGACCGCGTGGCGCGGGGCCTCGTCGCCATCTGCCCACCGGTCGAGGCCGAGCTGATGCCCGGTCTTCGAACAGACCGCGACTACGAGCCGTTCTTCACCATGCTCGGCCAGACCTTCGCCTGGGTTCCCGCCCTCGACGACCCGTGGCCGAAGATCATCGCGGTACAGAGAGACCTGGTGAGCATCGGGCATCACCGCGGGCCTTCCCCCATCGACATCCTGATCGCGCTCACCGCCGAACACCACCGCCTCACCGTGCTCCACATGGACGACGACTTCGCCGCCATCGCGAAGGTCCGGCCCGACCTGTCGATGGTCCGGGCACAGCCGCAGACGGACTGA
- the metG gene encoding methionine--tRNA ligase, with protein sequence MARHLITSALPYINGIKHLGNMVGSMLPADVYSRYLRQRGHEVLYICATDEHGTPAELAAKEQGIPVDEFCTQAHDQQKAIYDGFNLAFDYFGRSSSPQNHEITQEIARELKANGFIEERAIRQVYSITDGRFLPDRYIIGTCPHCGYDKARGDQCENCTRVLDPTDLIDARSAISGSSELEVRETKHLFLLQSVLAGEVEAWVDERADNWPVLASSIARKWLTEGLHDRAITRDLDWGVPVPADTWPDLAAEGKVFYVWFDAPIEYIGATKEWADQDPTGNRDWRSWWWESDADVHYTQFMGKDNVPFHSVMFPATLLGTRAPWKRVDVIKAFNWLNYYGGKFSTSQRRGVFTHDALEILPADYWRYFMMANAPESDDSSFTWEHFTATVNKDLADTLGNFVNRVLSFSRKRFGDEVPAGAEPGEAEAKLGEEVARLLAEYESQMEAIQFRKAAAALRALWSAGNSYLEEKAPWLEIKTNPEGAALTLRTAMNLIHLYAVVSEPFIPTSAKTMREAFSLENDTATWVTEDEAKSLTSIPAGTPFTIPPVLFAKLTDEDLESYKTRFGGEGE encoded by the coding sequence ATGGCTCGACACCTCATCACCAGCGCCCTTCCGTACATCAACGGGATCAAGCACCTGGGCAACATGGTGGGGTCCATGCTCCCGGCAGACGTCTACTCGCGGTATCTGCGCCAGCGCGGCCACGAGGTCCTGTACATCTGCGCCACGGACGAGCACGGCACCCCGGCCGAGCTCGCCGCCAAGGAGCAGGGCATCCCCGTGGACGAGTTCTGCACCCAGGCCCACGACCAGCAGAAGGCGATCTACGACGGCTTCAACCTGGCCTTCGACTACTTCGGCCGCAGCTCCTCCCCGCAGAACCACGAGATCACCCAGGAGATCGCCCGCGAGCTGAAGGCGAACGGCTTCATCGAGGAGCGGGCGATCCGCCAGGTCTACTCGATCACCGACGGCCGCTTCCTCCCGGACCGCTACATCATCGGCACCTGCCCCCACTGCGGCTACGACAAGGCCCGCGGCGACCAGTGCGAGAACTGCACCCGCGTCCTGGACCCGACCGACCTGATCGACGCCCGCTCGGCGATCAGCGGCAGCAGCGAACTGGAGGTGCGCGAGACCAAGCACCTCTTCCTCCTCCAGTCCGTACTGGCCGGCGAGGTCGAGGCCTGGGTCGACGAGCGCGCCGACAACTGGCCGGTGCTGGCCTCCTCCATCGCCCGCAAGTGGCTCACCGAGGGCCTGCACGACCGCGCGATCACGCGTGACCTGGACTGGGGCGTCCCGGTCCCGGCCGACACCTGGCCCGACCTCGCCGCCGAGGGCAAGGTCTTCTACGTCTGGTTCGACGCCCCGATCGAGTACATCGGCGCGACGAAGGAGTGGGCCGACCAGGACCCGACCGGCAACCGCGACTGGCGCTCGTGGTGGTGGGAGTCGGACGCGGACGTCCACTACACGCAGTTCATGGGCAAGGACAACGTCCCCTTCCACAGCGTGATGTTCCCCGCGACCCTGCTGGGCACCCGCGCCCCGTGGAAGAGGGTCGACGTCATCAAGGCCTTCAACTGGCTGAACTACTACGGCGGCAAGTTCTCGACGTCGCAGCGCCGGGGCGTCTTCACCCACGACGCCCTCGAGATCCTGCCCGCCGACTACTGGCGCTACTTCATGATGGCGAACGCCCCCGAGTCGGACGACTCGTCGTTCACCTGGGAGCACTTCACGGCCACGGTCAACAAGGACCTCGCCGACACCCTCGGCAACTTCGTCAACCGCGTCCTGTCCTTCTCCCGCAAGCGCTTCGGCGACGAGGTCCCGGCGGGCGCCGAGCCGGGCGAGGCGGAGGCGAAGCTGGGCGAGGAGGTCGCCCGCCTGCTCGCGGAGTACGAGTCCCAGATGGAGGCCATCCAGTTCCGCAAGGCCGCGGCCGCGCTGCGCGCCCTGTGGTCGGCGGGCAACTCCTACCTGGAGGAGAAGGCCCCCTGGCTGGAGATCAAGACCAACCCGGAGGGCGCCGCGCTCACCCTCCGTACGGCGATGAACCTGATCCACCTCTACGCCGTGGTCTCCGAGCCGTTCATCCCGACCTCGGCGAAGACGATGCGCGAGGCGTTCTCCCTGGAGAACGACACCGCGACCTGGGTCACCGAGGACGAGGCGAAGTCCCTCACCTCGATCCCCGCCGGCACCCCCTTCACCATCCCCCCGGTCCTGTTCGCCAAGCTCACGGACGAGGACCTGGAGTCGTACAAGACCCGCTTCGGCGGCGAAGGCGAGTAG
- a CDS encoding PhoX family protein: MRKLLPLIGTPSDSHPGGRSAMTCRFRCGDACFHEVPNTSSNEYVGDVIAGALSRRSMMRAAAVVTVGAAGAGAVGFGQAQPANAAPAQGPAADAAATAARRKHKGARGLRFAPVAPNTTDAVTVPDGYRQNVVIRWGEPILRGAPAFDPEKQTAKAQAGQFGYNCDFLALLPLPGERGRQLLVANHEYTDEILMFRGYDSAHPTREQAEIAWAAHGLSAVVVEGDRKTGKLTPVSRHQLNRRVTVTTEFRLTGPVAGSKLVRTSADPTGTKVFGTLNNCSGGVTPWGTTLHGEENFNQYFGNASRDTDKRYGVGTGATDRKWERFDKRFDVAQEPNEVHRFGYVVEFDPYDPESTPRKHTALGRFKHEAATVRLTRDGRPVVYSGDDERFDYFYKFVGSKRMRHGSSRAVREHNLSLLDEGTLYVAKLTGDSPAIEIDGTGKLPKDGEFDGSGQWIPLATATAKGAVSHVDGMTAEEVFVFTRLAGDKVGATKMDRPEDIEPNPVTGKVYVALTNNTNRGVGSNAKADEANPRHANKHGHVLELTERWNRPESTKFAWSLFLVAGDPEDPATYFAGFPKDGVSPISCPDNVAFDPYGNLWMSTDGAQLGSHDGLFGVATRGERRGELKQFLTVPKGAETCGPIIQDRRVLVAVQHPGEIDGATVEKPASTWPDGPGKYVRPAVVAVWRADGGDIGV; this comes from the coding sequence GTGCGAAAGCTGCTGCCGTTGATCGGAACGCCGTCCGATTCGCACCCTGGCGGCCGGTCCGCCATGACCTGTCGTTTCCGGTGTGGTGACGCCTGCTTCCACGAGGTGCCCAACACCAGCTCCAACGAGTACGTCGGTGATGTGATCGCGGGCGCCCTCAGCCGCCGGTCGATGATGCGGGCCGCGGCCGTGGTGACCGTGGGCGCCGCGGGGGCGGGGGCCGTGGGCTTCGGGCAGGCGCAGCCTGCTAACGCGGCACCGGCGCAAGGCCCCGCAGCCGACGCCGCCGCCACCGCCGCCCGGCGTAAACACAAGGGCGCGCGCGGGCTGCGCTTCGCGCCCGTCGCGCCCAACACCACCGACGCCGTGACCGTGCCGGACGGGTACCGGCAGAACGTCGTCATCCGCTGGGGTGAGCCCATCCTGCGCGGGGCGCCCGCCTTCGACCCGGAGAAGCAGACCGCCAAGGCGCAGGCCGGGCAGTTCGGGTACAACTGCGACTTTCTCGCCCTGCTGCCGCTGCCGGGTGAGCGGGGCAGGCAGCTGCTCGTCGCCAATCATGAGTACACCGACGAGATTCTGATGTTCCGGGGGTACGACTCCGCCCATCCCACCCGTGAGCAGGCCGAGATCGCCTGGGCCGCGCACGGGCTGTCCGCCGTGGTGGTGGAGGGGGACCGCAAGACGGGCAAGCTGACCCCCGTGTCCCGGCATCAGCTCAACCGGCGCGTCACCGTCACCACCGAGTTCCGGCTGACCGGGCCCGTCGCCGGGTCGAAGCTCGTGCGGACCTCCGCCGACCCGACCGGCACCAAGGTGTTCGGCACCCTCAACAACTGCTCGGGCGGTGTCACCCCGTGGGGCACGACCCTGCACGGCGAGGAGAACTTCAACCAGTACTTCGGCAACGCGAGCCGGGACACCGACAAGCGGTACGGCGTCGGGACCGGGGCCACCGACCGCAAGTGGGAGCGGTTCGACAAGCGGTTCGACGTCGCCCAGGAGCCGAACGAGGTGCACCGGTTCGGGTATGTCGTGGAGTTCGACCCGTACGACCCGGAGTCGACGCCCCGCAAGCACACCGCGCTCGGGCGGTTCAAGCACGAGGCCGCGACCGTGCGGCTCACGCGGGACGGGCGGCCCGTCGTGTACTCCGGTGACGACGAGCGGTTCGACTACTTCTACAAGTTCGTCGGCAGCAAGCGGATGCGCCACGGGTCCTCGCGTGCCGTGCGCGAGCACAACCTCTCGCTGCTCGACGAGGGGACGCTGTACGTCGCCAAGCTCACCGGCGACTCCCCCGCCATCGAGATCGACGGCACGGGCAAGCTCCCGAAGGACGGGGAGTTCGACGGGAGCGGGCAGTGGATCCCGCTAGCCACCGCCACCGCGAAGGGCGCCGTCTCGCACGTGGACGGGATGACCGCCGAGGAGGTGTTCGTCTTCACCCGGCTCGCCGGTGACAAGGTGGGCGCCACCAAGATGGACCGGCCCGAGGACATCGAGCCCAACCCGGTGACCGGCAAGGTGTACGTCGCCCTGACGAACAACACCAACCGCGGTGTCGGCTCCAACGCCAAGGCGGACGAGGCCAACCCGCGCCACGCCAACAAGCACGGTCACGTGCTGGAGCTCACCGAGCGCTGGAACCGGCCCGAGAGCACCAAGTTCGCCTGGTCGCTGTTCCTGGTCGCCGGTGACCCGGAGGACCCGGCGACCTACTTTGCCGGGTTCCCGAAGGACGGCGTCAGCCCGATCTCCTGCCCGGACAACGTCGCCTTCGACCCCTACGGCAACCTGTGGATGTCCACCGACGGCGCCCAGCTCGGCTCGCACGACGGCCTGTTCGGCGTGGCGACCCGGGGTGAGCGGCGCGGTGAGCTCAAGCAGTTCCTGACCGTGCCGAAGGGCGCCGAGACCTGCGGCCCGATCATCCAGGACCGGCGCGTGCTCGTCGCCGTGCAGCACCCGGGCGAGATCGACGGCGCGACCGTGGAGAAGCCCGCCAGCACCTGGCCCGACGGGCCCGGGAAGTACGTCCGTCCGGCGGTCGTGGCCGTGTGGCGCGCGGACGGCGGCGACATCGGCGTCTGA
- a CDS encoding type II toxin-antitoxin system VapB family antitoxin, whose translation MSRTLVDIDDDMLAFAQQQLGTKTKRDTINRALTIAAAISADDRARALRWLQENADAFLDFDVLEERERSGS comes from the coding sequence ATGTCCAGGACGCTGGTCGACATCGACGACGACATGCTGGCCTTCGCCCAGCAGCAGCTCGGAACCAAGACGAAGCGGGACACCATCAACCGCGCGCTGACGATAGCGGCGGCGATCAGCGCGGACGACCGGGCCCGGGCACTGCGCTGGCTCCAGGAGAACGCGGACGCGTTCCTCGACTTCGATGTCCTCGAAGAACGGGAGCGCTCGGGGTCGTGA
- a CDS encoding intradiol ring-cleavage dioxygenase, with protein sequence MTGQETAQGPKHKRDLTRRKVVAAGAGAVVAAGVGGTFAAGAFAGEEPRAAKKTPAAGEACYKLTSETTEGPYYIDADKLRRDVTEDQEGIPLTLRLKVIDTDTCKPLANAAVDIWHCNALGVYSGYEDMGSGGGGGGTPPSGTPTGTPTGPPPDGGGGGGGGGHQEPTDDERYLRGTWRTDKQGVVEFRTVFPGWYQGRCVHIHTKVHVNGTWTKAGYEGGTTCHTGQLFFDEASVLASAETEPYSTNTTTRTTLDEDTIYPGNGTEGGLLKLKYRKNAIAKGVVATLTMGVDPEATHDGTDDAVQPGASASASASAG encoded by the coding sequence ATGACGGGACAGGAAACGGCCCAAGGGCCGAAACACAAACGGGATCTGACACGCCGTAAGGTCGTCGCCGCGGGCGCCGGTGCGGTGGTGGCGGCGGGCGTCGGCGGTACGTTCGCGGCGGGCGCGTTCGCCGGGGAGGAGCCGAGAGCGGCGAAGAAGACGCCCGCCGCGGGCGAGGCCTGCTACAAGCTGACCTCCGAGACCACCGAGGGCCCCTACTACATCGACGCGGACAAGCTCCGCCGGGACGTCACCGAGGACCAGGAGGGCATCCCGCTCACCCTGCGCCTCAAGGTGATCGACACCGACACCTGCAAGCCCCTCGCGAACGCCGCCGTCGACATCTGGCACTGCAACGCGCTGGGCGTGTACTCGGGTTACGAGGACATGGGCAGCGGCGGCGGGGGTGGCGGTACGCCGCCTTCCGGTACGCCGACCGGCACGCCCACGGGGCCGCCTCCGGACGGTGGCGGTGGAGGCGGGGGCGGGGGCCATCAGGAGCCCACCGACGACGAGCGCTATCTGCGCGGCACCTGGCGCACGGACAAGCAGGGCGTCGTCGAGTTCCGTACGGTCTTCCCCGGCTGGTACCAGGGGCGCTGTGTGCACATCCACACCAAGGTGCATGTCAACGGCACCTGGACCAAGGCCGGTTACGAGGGCGGCACCACCTGCCACACCGGTCAGCTCTTCTTCGACGAGGCGTCCGTGCTGGCCTCCGCCGAGACCGAGCCGTACTCCACCAACACCACGACCCGCACCACCCTCGACGAGGACACCATCTACCCGGGCAACGGGACCGAGGGCGGGCTGCTGAAGCTCAAGTACCGGAAGAACGCCATCGCCAAGGGTGTGGTCGCCACCCTCACGATGGGGGTGGACCCGGAGGCGACGCACGACGGTACGGATGACGCGGTGCAGCCGGGTGCGTCGGCGTCGGCGTCGGCGTCCGCCGGCTGA